The following are encoded together in the Aminivibrio pyruvatiphilus genome:
- a CDS encoding tetratricopeptide repeat protein: MKRTLLRQGEEPAAPVAGGNDAIPEAPKKSDQQEGRFVFPQVLVVLAALVAFVYFAFFAGNSSPVPPVVPPPSRQEPTAPLKPTPAAEVQRNDPRSLFELGVMYWKGNGVPQDYVKAAEYYRKAAELGHAEAQYSLGTLYKGGAGVPKNYVEAAKWYRIAAEQGLKEAQFHLGYVYYNGEGVPRNFTEAAKWFRIVAEQGYYSDAQFRLGAMYAKGEGVPQDYAEAAKWYRKAAAQGHGPAKEALREMNKAENTPPELKIPKTVRATVSASQVLLRSSPSIHSEKRECSKEGKR, encoded by the coding sequence GTGAAGAGAACTCTGCTCCGGCAAGGGGAGGAACCGGCAGCACCTGTTGCCGGTGGTAACGATGCTATTCCGGAAGCTCCAAAAAAGAGTGATCAGCAAGAAGGAAGATTCGTATTTCCGCAGGTTCTTGTTGTTTTAGCCGCTCTGGTAGCGTTTGTGTACTTTGCCTTTTTTGCCGGGAATTCCTCTCCGGTACCACCGGTTGTGCCCCCTCCTTCCCGGCAAGAACCCACAGCTCCCCTCAAGCCCACTCCCGCAGCAGAAGTGCAAAGGAATGACCCGAGGTCACTCTTTGAACTGGGGGTGATGTATTGGAAAGGCAATGGCGTTCCACAGGATTATGTGAAAGCGGCAGAATATTACCGCAAGGCAGCAGAATTGGGGCATGCGGAGGCGCAGTACTCTCTTGGAACGTTGTACAAAGGCGGTGCTGGCGTTCCAAAGAACTACGTAGAAGCTGCCAAGTGGTACCGCATAGCGGCGGAACAGGGTTTAAAAGAAGCTCAGTTCCATCTCGGCTATGTATATTACAATGGTGAGGGCGTTCCTAGGAACTTCACGGAAGCCGCCAAGTGGTTTCGCATAGTGGCTGAACAGGGGTATTATTCAGATGCCCAGTTCCGTCTTGGTGCTATGTACGCCAAGGGTGAGGGGGTTCCCCAAGACTATGCGGAAGCGGCCAAGTGGTACCGCAAGGCCGCTGCTCAAGGTCATGGGCCGGCAAAAGAAGCTCTCCGAGAAATGAATAAGGCCGAAAACACTCCTCCGGAGTTGAAAATTCCCAAAACAGTCCGTGCCACCGTTTCCGCAAGCCAGGTCCTCCTGAGATCAAGTCCTTCGATACACTCCGAAAAGAGGGAATGCTCGAAAGAGGGGAAGCGCTAA
- a CDS encoding serine/threonine protein kinase encodes MDIQANEMGRTNLCPSCFSEKGQSETCPFCGYRPGDSNDDWNRLKPGTMIHDRYIAGRILGQGGFGITYLGLDSLLGLKLAIKEYYPAGVAVRNTANRTVMNASSETREDFKRGMEKFLEEARILARFEGQPNIVSVRDFFEENGTAYMVMTYLEGRTLQKYLEEQGGRLSFRDAMDTLSPVMDALDEVHASGLIHRDISPDNIFVTRNGQVKLLDFGASKSAINLAQQKSHSVVLKRGYSPPEQYQSRGSLGPWTDVYGMAATLYRCVTGMMPPDALDRLGEDTLVQSGEIGRLFPSHAQEGLMSGLSLAPKDRPQSMRAFRERLLGEENSAPARGGTGSTCCRW; translated from the coding sequence ATGGACATCCAGGCAAATGAAATGGGTAGAACAAACCTTTGTCCCTCCTGCTTTTCGGAAAAAGGGCAGTCCGAAACCTGTCCCTTCTGCGGTTACAGGCCGGGGGATTCTAACGACGACTGGAACCGCCTGAAACCGGGGACGATGATCCACGACCGGTACATCGCGGGAAGAATTCTCGGGCAGGGCGGGTTCGGCATCACGTACCTCGGCCTGGACTCTCTCCTTGGTTTGAAGCTGGCAATCAAAGAATACTACCCCGCTGGAGTGGCGGTCCGGAACACCGCGAACCGCACAGTCATGAACGCGAGTTCCGAGACCCGTGAAGATTTCAAACGAGGGATGGAGAAATTTCTCGAGGAGGCACGGATCCTGGCCCGGTTTGAGGGACAGCCGAACATAGTGTCTGTACGGGATTTCTTCGAGGAAAACGGCACCGCCTACATGGTGATGACCTACCTGGAGGGGCGGACGCTGCAGAAATACCTTGAGGAACAGGGAGGGCGGCTGTCCTTCCGGGATGCGATGGACACCCTCTCTCCGGTCATGGACGCCCTTGATGAAGTGCATGCATCAGGACTGATTCACCGTGACATCAGCCCCGACAATATCTTCGTGACACGGAACGGTCAGGTGAAGCTCCTTGATTTCGGGGCGTCGAAATCGGCGATAAACCTGGCACAGCAGAAGAGCCATTCGGTAGTGCTGAAAAGGGGATACAGCCCCCCGGAGCAGTACCAGAGCAGGGGAAGCCTGGGACCCTGGACGGACGTATACGGCATGGCGGCTACGCTGTACAGGTGTGTCACGGGGATGATGCCGCCGGACGCCCTGGACCGGCTTGGAGAAGACACGCTGGTGCAGTCGGGGGAAATCGGGAGACTGTTTCCTTCCCATGCGCAGGAAGGTTTGATGTCAGGTCTCTCTCTCGCTCCGAAGGACCGGCCCCAGAGCATGAGAGCGTTCAGGGAAAGGCTTCTTGGTGAAGAGAACTCTGCTCCGGCAAGGGGAGGAACCGGCAGCACCTGTTGCCGGTGGTAA